From the genome of Leptospira brenneri:
GACAAGATTCAACACAAAGCCCACATCCTGTACAGGAAGATGTTGCAAAAACTGGCAAATTTCCTTTAAATTTCACTGTTTTTTCAATAGGACAGGCAACAAAACAAACATTACAGGTCGATTCACCAGTTTTTTCGTTGATACAATGTTCTGTGATGGCTTTCGCCTTACCAAAATTTGGTTTTTCACCGGACAGTTCGTACGGTATGAGTGCCTCTTCGGGGCAAACACTAATACAAGGCCAATCACTGCAAAGATGACATGCCTTTGCATTGGGATCTAGATGAGGAAAATTTTTTCCCGATTCTGGAACTGTAACAGGGAATAAGACGGCGTAAGGGCAGGCAAAAATACATTCATTACATCCAGTACAAAGAGAAAAAAATTCAGAAGTGGCACCAGGAGGTAAAGAGAGCGTCTGAAACATCCTAGTTTTGCGTTTCCGAACATTTTTTGGTTTGGGGACCAACTTTTCTTTGTCAGATGGTCTTTTCTTTTTCGCAGGAGACTTTCCTTTCAGAGGTTTTTCTTCTTCCCAAACCTCTCTGATGGTTTCTGTTAATTCGTCTGCCTTCTGAAAGGTAAATTGGAAGACGGATTTAAAACCTTCTCGGAAAAGATCTTTTCGTTTCATCTAATCGGAAACTCTTTCGATCTGGGCACCCAAAGAACGAAGACGGGTATCAATCGATTCAAAACCTCTATCAATCTGAACAATGTTATGGATTTCGCTTTGTCCTTCGGCACAAAGAGCTGCAATGATCATGGCCATCCCCGCACGAATGTCGGGACTTGCGACCCTTTGGCCATAAAGACGGTTGGCACCGATCACGATGGCTCTGTGTGGGTCACAAAGAATGATTTGAGCACCCATTGCGATGATATTGTCTACAAAGAAGAGCCTAGACTCAAATAACTTTTCATGAATGAGAACAGTTCCTT
Proteins encoded in this window:
- a CDS encoding 4Fe-4S dicluster domain-containing protein — its product is MKRKDLFREGFKSVFQFTFQKADELTETIREVWEEEKPLKGKSPAKKKRPSDKEKLVPKPKNVRKRKTRMFQTLSLPPGATSEFFSLCTGCNECIFACPYAVLFPVTVPESGKNFPHLDPNAKACHLCSDWPCISVCPEEALIPYELSGEKPNFGKAKAITEHCINEKTGESTCNVCFVACPIEKTVKFKGNLPVFATSSCTGCGLCVESCPSFPKAIQIKFKK